In a single window of the Bacillus mycoides genome:
- a CDS encoding sulfurtransferase TusA family protein, producing the protein MMNVKQVLDAKGLACPMPIVRTKRAMDALQTGEVLEVHVTDKGSVKDIPAWSKTGGHEIVKHNIEDDVLKFWIKKA; encoded by the coding sequence ATGATGAATGTAAAACAAGTATTAGATGCGAAAGGTTTAGCATGTCCAATGCCGATTGTAAGAACGAAGAGAGCGATGGATGCTTTACAAACTGGAGAAGTGTTAGAAGTACATGTAACAGATAAAGGATCAGTAAAAGATATTCCAGCATGGTCAAAAACAGGCGGTCATGAAATAGTAAAGCATAATATAGAGGACGATGTACTGAAGTTTTGGATTAAGAAGGCGTAG
- a CDS encoding sulfurtransferase TusA family protein, translated as MSIKVDMNLDCKGLACPMPIVKTKKAMEGLASGQVIEIEATDKGSTLDIQSWSNKVGHQYIGTKQEGDILKHYVRKSHEHEVNEVVKYPHTITNGELQNILLSGEECTVLDVREEAEFVFGHIPSAISVPLGELDSAMLDSAKPIYVVCRTGNRSDAACQMLKEKGYSNVKNVIPGMLEWQGNVGK; from the coding sequence ATGAGTATAAAAGTTGATATGAATTTAGACTGTAAAGGCTTGGCTTGTCCGATGCCAATTGTGAAGACAAAAAAGGCGATGGAAGGATTGGCATCAGGACAAGTTATTGAAATAGAGGCGACGGATAAAGGATCGACGTTAGATATACAAAGTTGGTCAAATAAAGTAGGGCATCAATATATTGGAACGAAACAAGAGGGAGATATATTAAAGCATTATGTACGAAAATCCCATGAACATGAAGTAAATGAAGTTGTGAAGTATCCTCATACAATTACGAATGGGGAATTGCAAAATATATTATTAAGTGGTGAAGAGTGCACTGTATTAGATGTTCGTGAAGAAGCGGAATTCGTCTTTGGTCATATTCCATCCGCAATTTCGGTGCCGTTAGGTGAATTAGATAGTGCTATGTTAGACAGTGCGAAACCAATTTATGTTGTTTGCCGAACTGGTAACCGTAGTGATGCAGCTTGTCAAATGTTGAAAGAGAAAGGTTATTCAAATGTGAAGAATGTCATTCCAGGTATGTTAGAGTGGCAAGGGAATGTGGGGAAATAA
- a CDS encoding MBL fold metallo-hydrolase, giving the protein MSVKILQAKEVAEKVLFGELFILDVRNETDYEDWKIEGKQVSSINKLYFDLLDGVDHIVDELPREKEILVVCAKEGSSQFVAEQLLHAGFNDVYYLAGGMKAWSEYVKPLKVGDVQGGGSVYQFNRLGKGCLSYMIVSNGEAAVIDAVRTVEAYEDFAEEHGVTITNVMDTHLHADHISGGRRLSEKVGGTYWLPPKDAEEVVFSYKPLVEGSVITVGGTKIEIDALYSPGHTIGSTSFIVDDSYLLSGDILFVDSIGRPDLAGKAEDWVSDLRNTLYKLYKELSQDLIVLPAHYSKISEMDDRGIVSAHLQDLFKENVGLNIVDEGEFRKNVTENLPSQPNAYEEIRQTNMGKIYPSVEEEREMEIGPNRCAVHDSL; this is encoded by the coding sequence ATGAGTGTTAAGATATTACAAGCAAAAGAGGTCGCCGAGAAAGTTTTATTCGGAGAGTTGTTTATTTTAGACGTTCGGAATGAAACGGACTATGAAGATTGGAAAATTGAAGGGAAACAAGTTTCTTCTATAAATAAACTGTATTTTGACTTATTAGATGGTGTAGATCATATTGTAGATGAATTGCCGAGGGAGAAAGAAATTTTAGTCGTATGTGCGAAAGAAGGTTCTTCGCAGTTTGTCGCAGAGCAATTGTTACATGCCGGATTCAATGATGTTTATTATTTAGCTGGTGGTATGAAAGCTTGGAGTGAATATGTAAAGCCGTTAAAAGTAGGAGATGTACAGGGCGGAGGAAGTGTATATCAATTTAACCGTCTTGGAAAAGGCTGTTTATCTTATATGATCGTCTCAAACGGTGAAGCAGCAGTTATTGATGCAGTCAGAACGGTTGAAGCATATGAAGATTTTGCGGAAGAGCATGGTGTTACTATTACGAATGTCATGGATACACATTTACATGCAGACCATATTTCTGGAGGACGTAGGTTATCTGAAAAAGTAGGTGGTACGTATTGGTTACCTCCAAAAGATGCGGAGGAAGTCGTTTTCTCATATAAACCGCTTGTTGAAGGATCTGTTATTACGGTGGGGGGTACCAAAATTGAAATTGACGCATTATACTCACCGGGGCATACGATTGGAAGTACATCATTTATTGTAGATGATTCCTATTTATTATCAGGTGATATTTTATTTGTAGATTCAATTGGCCGTCCAGATCTTGCTGGGAAGGCTGAAGATTGGGTGAGTGATTTACGAAATACGTTATATAAACTTTATAAGGAACTGTCTCAAGATTTAATTGTTTTACCGGCTCATTATTCAAAAATAAGTGAAATGGACGACAGAGGCATTGTGAGTGCGCATTTACAAGATTTATTTAAGGAGAATGTAGGGTTAAATATTGTTGATGAGGGAGAGTTTCGTAAAAATGTGACAGAGAACTTACCGTCTCAGCCGAATGCTTATGAAGAAATTCGTCAAACGAATATGGGTAAGATTTATCCGAGTGTGGAAGAAGAGCGTGAAATGGAGATTGGCCCAAATCGTTGTGCAGTTCATGATTCATTATAA
- a CDS encoding rhodanese-like domain-containing protein has product MNTILSTLFIVLAAWFVISRFLPVKGVQNINGKELKSIVGKQGKQFVDVRTVGEYRGNHMKGFQNIPLNELASRANQLDKNKEVIVICQSGMRSKKAAKVFKKLGFQRIINVSGGMNAL; this is encoded by the coding sequence ATGAATACAATATTAAGTACGCTTTTCATTGTACTTGCTGCATGGTTTGTTATTTCGCGTTTTTTACCGGTGAAAGGTGTTCAAAATATAAATGGAAAAGAATTAAAGAGTATAGTGGGAAAACAGGGAAAACAATTTGTCGATGTTCGTACAGTAGGTGAATATAGAGGAAATCATATGAAGGGATTTCAGAATATCCCACTAAATGAGTTAGCTAGTAGAGCAAATCAATTAGATAAAAATAAGGAAGTGATTGTTATTTGTCAGAGCGGGATGAGAAGTAAGAAAGCAGCAAAAGTGTTTAAAAAATTAGGGTTTCAGCGCATTATAAATGTTTCAGGCGGTATGAACGCTTTGTAA